The Saccopteryx leptura isolate mSacLep1 chromosome 5, mSacLep1_pri_phased_curated, whole genome shotgun sequence nucleotide sequence AAATCCTGCTCCTTTCGGGCCAGTTAGGTGCCCTGTCATTTCATTATCTATAGACTGCCCTCTGGAGGTCATAGTGGGTTACTGCGGATTGTTCTGTTAAAGATGGACGGGAAAGTTTGCTTTCTATGTTACGATGTTAACAGCAAATGCTGTATAGTAGCAACTTTCACTattaatagaaagaaataaatcaatgtgtCTGCCATTTGGTTTGAAGAGTatatttctctcttgtttttaaaagcttcctattaaaataaatgagtagaTTTTagctaacaaaacaaagaattgaacaAATAGGGGTAGGTACAAAGGAGTGAGGAAAGGCAAAATCGGAGAAAGCACTAAAATAGGAGGCAGGGTAAAATGTCTTCGTTTCCTTTTTTtatccctctctttccccttttctccctcctttcccttctccctccctccctccctcccttccttccttcttttccctccttcctttcttcctagaACTGGCTCTGGGGTCCTGCATTAAAGAAtaagctttataattttatactttatttttctattacaggAAAAAATTATGTCCTATGTCTGTTCTCAACAAGATACTTTGCCAAGCAAAATAGCAGAATGTTGCAAATTACCCACACTTGAACTTGGTCAATGCATAATTCATGCAGAAAATGATGAAAGACCTGAAGGCTTATCTCCAACTCTAAATAggtttttaggagagagagattTCAACCAATTTTCTTCAAGGGAAAAAGATCTCTTTATAGCAAGGTAAATACACTCTATAAATGTATGTTCACACAAGTAAAGATTATGTGGCTGACAGCTTTGTGTTGCTGAAATGGGAAGTGAAGCCTATGGTGTTTGAGCTTGGTGTGTGTGAGAATAATGCTAGAATTTCCTGAGCCAAAATGTATTTAAGCAGTTAACtagggaagaaagaataaaatctacCTTAGACTGATGAGACTTTCACCATTACTATTATTAACTGGCTTGCTTTTAAGgctgtattttgttttgtatgaATTTATCTGGAATCTGAAGCATTGTCATCCCTGTGTGAGTTACTCATATGGAGATCACCATTGAACTTCTACGTAGGATATGaatatatttgtaataaaaagaGCTCATAATTAAGAATGTGTTCTTTTCCCCATGCAAGTTTTAATGTCCCTCCCCAAGTACAACTCAATAGATAATGCTAGATAAAAAGGGCTTTTATTGAAACACTTTATTTGCTATATATtgaattcatgttttatttttgtaagaaaataaaaaggtgttTAGAGACATTTGCAATATAGTAACTTGTTATAATGTAATTGATATGACATGCTCTCCTTCTGCTTGCCTTTAAGGGAAGCGAGCagttaatacattttcttttattgtacaGTGGTATCTATGGACACTATTGGAGGAGGGATTTGTGCAGCTCTTAGGACATTATACTTAATGATCTCCATGGGTCTTTCTAAATTTAAGAGTCTGCTTCTAATGTAGTAATGAAAATAATgccctaattttctttttaatattcccTCAGGATATTACTCAATTGTTACATTAAAATGAGACATTCATGCATTGTTTGCACagctaaataaaattatgcaaataagaaCAAAGTCAGGATTTAAGAACCCATATTGACAATTTATTGGAGGCAGAACTAACATAACCTATTTCTATAAACTGGGAATACCATTAGTAAATTCATGCATTATCTTTAAATTTACATATCCACACACATTCACAGCTTATTGTTTATATTATAGAAGCAGTTCTTCAATTGGACAGGTTCTTTGCAGTAGAAATTTTCTCAACTGAGAATAATCTTTCCTCAAATGCTTGGGTGGTTCTCTTCAGCAGCCAGATTATCTGGTCTGAACAGCTAGCCAAAGGAGATTTTTGTGGCCACATTCTAACTTCGGtgttatctctccctctcttctaacttcctttatttctctttattgattTATCACTACTAAAAATTAGATGACCTATTTTGCGTTTGTTTCTGCCCCTTATGCTTATGAGAGGTCAGGCATTTTATCTTTTACATTATTGAAAATTTGCTGATTAAAGAAATGCTTGCATAGAGTTtgcaatggaaaaatattttttgaataaatgaatataaagcctACAATTAAGCCAAAATGAAGGCTCTGAAAGAAGACAAAACAtaccattttaaaacaatttgaaGAATTCTAATTTGTATTAACAGTTTTGCCATGcacatagtttaaaatatatttgatttctaTTGTTATTTGGATTTTAACTCTGCTTGCCATATAATGcagaatttttctcttaattctaATAACATGATTTTTTACACATATTTCAGATTTACATATGAATATTCAAGAAGACATACTAAATTTGCTGTTCCAGTAATTCTAAGAGTTGTTAAAGGCTATCAGGAGTTAGTGGAGAAGTGTTCCCAGTCTCCAAACTCTCTTGAATGCCAGGATAAAGGGGTATGTTGCTCTAGCTTTTTAGGGAGAATCTGAAATACTAGATTGATATCATTCACTAAAAAATACTGTTAGTTTGAAAGTATCTAGTTATTAACCAATAGTtaattagttatatatatatatgtatatatatatgtatatatatatattaacttgtCTTCTAAATATTAAGTAGTTATTAACCAACTACAACAACTAGTGACCtactttggaaataaaattgttaaCCAAAAGTTCTTTGacacacagaataaaaataatacttatattTAACAGCTCCAGAAAAGCAAGAATTTGTGTAGAACTGTAATCCTTTACTCAAAGATTGAATTGTTTCATCAAACAACTTGGAGTCACAAAGTTTTAAACCTAATCTTCCCAAAGACCATTTGCTTTCATTCTCATAATTCAAACTTTGTCatctttaatatttagaaaatcccTCTAAAATTGCCTTTTCTAATCGTATCCtcatagaataaaatattgttgggcaatttttatatacaaagttACGTatccaagaagagaaaaaaatgtacataataaTGCTTGTATTTTCAGGAACAAGAACTAGAGAAACACATCCAGGAAAGCCAAGGATTGGCAAAGCGAAGCTGTGGCCTTTTCCAGAAACTAGGAGAATATTATTTACAAAATGCgtatgtttttttaaagcaatattttttgtgatttaaaattatgaatgagTGAGAGAAATATACATCTATAATAGTCACCCATGGCTCCTCTACTTTCAGCTCCTATTTCAGATGGGAAGTCAATGTAACGTAATCACCCAATTTACCCTAAGCAAAGGTGGCGTTCCCCATTTCCCTAGTTTAGAAAGCAACAAAAACGGCCTGTGAAATCTGATTTATGGCACAGGCTTTGGGTTCCCCCAAATCATGCTGATTTTTACAGTGCAGATATCCATTCTGTCCTAGTCTGTTACAGTTAAAACACCTAAAGACCAAAGTTAAAATCAATGAAGCTTCTGAGGTTGGGAATTGGAGTCAACCATGTGCCCAGAgctttattttcccattgtgaTATGTTGATATCATGGGAGTATAAGAAGTGGTTGTTGGAGTAATCACATCTCCAAAGTTGGTCCAAAAACCATGTGGATAATAAAATGAGCTGAGTTCATGTCTTCTGATACTTAAAAGAGTGTCTTTGAGAATAACTGAGCCCCCAAACTAGTGAATGACTCAGCAGGATTTGGTGAAAATTGCCTTTCAGATTTCTTGTTGCTTACACAAAGAAAGCCCCTCAGCTGTCCGCCACTGAGCTGATGGCCTCCTCCAGGAGAATGGCAATCGCAGCAGCCACGTGTTGCCAGCTCAGTGAGGAGAAGCACCTGGCCTGCGGGGAGGGAGCGGTGAGtgttttgtttagtctcatcTTGTTTCTGCCCTGTTTGATTGAAATGGCCTCACAATTCCCGATTAGGGAAAATGGTAAAAACAAATATGGTGGTGACTTTATTAGACTCGTTCAGTCAGTTGCAGTTGGAGGGGGTGTGAGAACTCAGCTCTGAATGGTTAGCATGTGGCCAGGCTTCCTGTCCTCCGGAGTGGCTGGCGGAAGTGCAACAGTTCATTCAACAACGTATGAGCGAGCTTCATGTCAAGGGAAGCGAGAATGACCTACACACCATTCAATtcatgatttatttctttttttggttcactaaacacttattttaaggttaaaaaagaaaatgaaagcttcATTTTTGATAGGTTAaaattagtcattttatttttagctgtACGTTTATTTTTACCCTTTGTAGCATTCTCATTATGATCTTAGATATAATTTGTTCCCTTTGACAGGGTATAGGGTACAGAACAGGGTAAGTCTCATGTTCTCAACAGTAAAATGTTCCTAGTGTCCTACATATGGTATGATTAcaggttgttctttttttaaaatttattattatttttcccttaaagtcacaattgtataaaattttttccctctttttgatGATAGGGAGTGAGTGATTTGCTAGTTAGCCTTCATGTTTTGAAACTTTTCACcaaagattagaaagaaaaggaacatttCCTGTGATTCAGCATCATCTTTGTCATTTATCGAATCCCACACGCTGGAAGGATGCAGGGACGCAGGATGGCGTAATGACTCAGGACTGTTCTGGAGGGCTCTCGCCTGCAGTCCTTTCTCACTTTCTACACTTGTTAGTCATGTCACACCGGGGAAGCTGGTTATCTCACTCAGCTTGAGCTTTTTCATCTGACATTTGAGAATAGAAATTATGTCACCCTCATAAAATGGCTGTCACGAGATAATATGACTAATTCATTCAGGACTAGTCTAATACCTAGCTTGCACACCAAATATGTTGACCTTTATTACAAGTTATTAGTAGGTGCTTAAGAAATAGCTTCAAAGTGTAGAAAGTAGGAGGATTCTACATTAGGAAAGCCTtaaaggcacacacacacatatatacacgcactctattttttttttcaattaggactctatttttgtttgtgactatatatataaaatgactaAGTTTGTGCTATTTTTACCTTTAGAAAGTATTCTCTGCATcccaaaagtaaaatagaaaactcATCCAGATATACATCTAAAATGTAAGCCATGTATTGGTTTCCTAGATTAAGGCAGAGACTTTTTCTCCACTTTGGAAGTATGTTTCAAATAGCTGACACAAATAGCTGAAGGGACTATCTTCAACAACAGCTATAGACCATCTGTCACCACTAAATGCTGAGGCTCATCCCAAACTAATGGGTAAACGAGAATCTACAATGTAGCAACACATGATCCTCCAAAGACAGCAAATTTTCTTGtaacagtaattaaaaataattgcaatATTTTTCTGGAAACCTGAATCAATTATCTCCTTGCTTTTTTCTCATTCTCCTAACCAGGCTGACCTTATTCTTGGACAGTTATGCATCAGGCATGGAGAGACTCCTATAAATCCTGCTGTGGGCCAGTGCTGCACTTCTTCGTATGCCAACAGGAGGCCATGTTTCAGCAGCTTGGTGGTGGATGAAACCTATGTCCCTCCACCATTCTCTGAGGACAAGTTCATCTTCCATAAGGAGCTGTGCCAAGCTCAGGGTGTAGCACTGCAAACAATGAAGCAACAGTAAGAAGTTGATATTTGCTAACACAGAGAAGGCTGGCAACGCTGAATAGCAGTTGATATTTCTGTGCTGCACACCCAACACTCTTGGGCTCAGCACTTAAAGTGGCTTTCAGAAtagttttctctctgtgtcttcactaGTACTTAGGTTTGGGAAAATTCAGTAAGGCAGACAGTTGCTGGATGGTTAAAAATTGTCTCCATTGTAACTGTTGTGATCATCTTATTTTGGGATTGAGGAAAAGGGGCGATCTATTTTGGGTAATTAGAATATACCTCTGCAGTAAGTCTGGGAACTTTTATTCCAAAACACTACTAAATCCTTTTTTCATGTTATTTACTCTTTGAAGAGAATAACCATAATATTTGATTCAACCATGAGGTGTGGGTATTAAGAAATGGAGAACGCACATTTCAATTCATTGTGTGAGGCATTCTGTAATATAATGGTAATACAAGCCAAGACAACTCGTGGTCTCCAAATTACCATGCGTTTTAATACTTACTTGCTTAGTAAATGGTCTTTCTTCACATTGGAAGcttgttcttcctttttcctctcttaaaATCTGTAACACATTTCAAGCTACTGTAAGAATGCACTCCTCTGGCGAGCCCTTTCTGTTCCATTTAGCATCAATTCCAACATGAAAATATTGCTAACTGAGTAGAGCAGACAATTAGTATCACCTGTGCTCAGCTACAGGTGTCAAAATTATGGATGGCAGATGTTGGAAAATCTGGGTCTTTAAGTATGCGAAAAACAATTTAGAAGAGAAAATTGGAAAGGATAGTCTAGGTAGGTAAAAAAAAGACTGACTATATAGAAGTATGGTGGAACTATGAAATAATGTTTCCTCTATAATCTGCACAAGTGCAGACCAATGAGACACTTAGCATGTTCCTAGCccatatttctaataaaaatattagacaaGGTTTAAGTGTTAAGTTTGGTTATGGGTTGATGGAAAGATAGTTTATGGCAAAGGTTGCTAAGGCTTTGACAATTCTCTACAAGGAaggctttataaaaatattattgcatAACAGACTTctcttgtattttgttttgttttaaatcatagGTTTCTCATTAACCTTGTGAAGCAAAAGCCACAAATAACAGAGGAACAACTTGAGGCTGTCATTGCAGATTTCTCTGGCCTACTGACAAAGTGCTGCGAAGGTCAAGAACAGGAAGTCTGCCTTGCAGAAGAGGTATGTGCAACTCATTGTCATACTCAAGGTACTGTATTTGGTACAGAATTTTCAGTGAATAATGAAAAGAACACCTCATGAATCTGTAACTTTAAAATAGTGCCAGagagatttaaattttatttagaaataaattgaagaattatattatatttaaaaaagaatcacagTTTTCTCACTAAATATTAGGAAGAAttataatcttaaaatatatattaaaagaattagtaattttgatttatttcttagaaaaaatgataatatgaatatataattaacTGATAATAATTTAGACAGTTTCTGaactaaaatttatagaaaatatatttgcacTCATCTGGAAGCATACTTTTGAATATCAGCAGAAGAGTAATTAGGAATTATATTAATCTAATTATTTAGCAATATTAGCTGAATTTGTAATTGGCTACATTTTTAAGCCTTTAGTTtgtattattaaacatatttaaatatagcattactatatttaaaaaatatactctaTA carries:
- the AFP gene encoding alpha-fetoprotein, with amino-acid sequence MKWVVSIFLIFLLNVTESRTMHNNPYGIASVLDSSQCSAEVNLIDLATIFFAQFVQEATYQEVNKMVKDVLTVIEKSSGNEQPAKCLENQLPTFLEEICHEKEIHEKYGLSDCCSQREEERHNCLLARKKAAPASIPPFQHLEPATSCKEYEENRETVMNRYIYEIARRHPFLYAPTLLYLAAHYDKIIPLCCKAENAVECFQTKAASITKELRESSLLNQHVCAVMRNFGPRTFAAITITKMSQKFPKANFTEIQKLVLDAAHTHEECCQGNVLECLQDGEKIMSYVCSQQDTLPSKIAECCKLPTLELGQCIIHAENDERPEGLSPTLNRFLGERDFNQFSSREKDLFIARFTYEYSRRHTKFAVPVILRVVKGYQELVEKCSQSPNSLECQDKGEQELEKHIQESQGLAKRSCGLFQKLGEYYLQNAFLVAYTKKAPQLSATELMASSRRMAIAAATCCQLSEEKHLACGEGAADLILGQLCIRHGETPINPAVGQCCTSSYANRRPCFSSLVVDETYVPPPFSEDKFIFHKELCQAQGVALQTMKQQFLINLVKQKPQITEEQLEAVIADFSGLLTKCCEGQEQEVCLAEEGPKLISKTRTALGV